One Thiobacillus sp. genomic region harbors:
- the gluQRS gene encoding tRNA glutamyl-Q(34) synthetase GluQRS → MTAYRGRFAPTPSGQLHFGSLVAALGSCLDARSQSGEWLLRMEDVDPPRVVPGAADAILRTLEAYGFEWDGEVMWQGRRAEAYAAALERLREAGQVYACACSRKTLAEGARRGVEGFVYPGTCRGGQPRPGMALRLLVPAARVVFQDGLLGRVACDVARECGDFVLRRADGVYAYQLAVVVDDAEQGITHVVRGADLLASTPRQLVLQAALGYSPPSYLHLPLALDPGGFKLSKQTLAAPLDDARPLPALRQAAEFLGMGMEPVGSLAEFWDQARASWCSTIRLPVRGKRLEAQTARPGRPTLPQGRQSAA, encoded by the coding sequence ATGACCGCCTATCGTGGCCGTTTTGCCCCCACCCCTTCCGGTCAACTGCATTTCGGCTCCCTGGTGGCGGCCCTGGGGAGTTGCCTGGACGCACGCTCCCAATCTGGCGAATGGCTCCTGCGCATGGAGGACGTGGACCCCCCTCGGGTGGTGCCCGGGGCGGCGGACGCCATCCTGCGCACCCTGGAGGCCTACGGCTTCGAATGGGACGGCGAGGTGATGTGGCAGGGCCGCAGGGCCGAGGCTTATGCCGCCGCCCTGGAACGTTTGCGGGAGGCGGGGCAGGTGTACGCCTGTGCCTGTTCCCGCAAGACCCTCGCCGAGGGAGCGCGGCGGGGCGTGGAGGGTTTTGTCTACCCCGGTACCTGCCGGGGTGGGCAGCCCCGTCCCGGCATGGCCCTGCGCCTCCTGGTGCCGGCAGCGCGGGTGGTGTTCCAGGATGGCCTGCTGGGCCGGGTGGCCTGCGACGTGGCCCGGGAATGCGGCGATTTCGTGCTGCGACGGGCGGACGGGGTCTACGCCTACCAGCTGGCGGTGGTCGTGGACGATGCAGAGCAGGGCATCACCCACGTGGTGCGGGGTGCCGACCTGCTGGCTTCCACGCCGCGCCAGCTGGTACTGCAGGCGGCCCTGGGTTACTCCCCACCGTCCTACCTGCATTTGCCCTTGGCCCTGGACCCTGGAGGTTTCAAGCTGTCCAAGCAGACCCTGGCCGCGCCCCTGGACGATGCCCGTCCCCTGCCGGCCTTGCGGCAGGCGGCGGAGTTCCTTGGGATGGGGATGGAGCCGGTGGGCTCCCTGGCGGAATTCTGGGACCAGGCGCGGGCGTCATGGTGTTCGACAATACGCCTGCCCGTCAGGGGCAAGCGGCTTGAAGCGCAGACGGCCCGCCCGGGCCGTCCAACCCTGCCCCAGGGCCGGCAGAGCGCGGCCTAG
- the zapB gene encoding cell division protein ZapB: MQAELDALESKIAQMLERYQAMRGENLKLRQQVVSLENANKRLSERLDEARGRMESLFNKMPD, from the coding sequence ATGCAGGCCGAACTGGACGCCCTAGAATCGAAAATCGCTCAAATGCTGGAGCGGTATCAGGCCATGCGTGGCGAAAATCTAAAGCTGCGCCAACAGGTGGTCAGCCTTGAGAATGCCAACAAGCGACTGAGCGAACGCCTGGATGAAGCCCGGGGCCGCATGGAATCCCTCTTCAACAAGATGCCGGACTGA
- a CDS encoding cell division protein ZapA has product MGREFRVACPEDDREGLLKAVSYLDRKMREIRDTGKVIGLERIAIMAALNITHDFLSARPPEANDTEYRERLARITNMLDQALAQQDNLF; this is encoded by the coding sequence ATGGGCCGCGAGTTCCGCGTGGCCTGTCCCGAGGATGACCGGGAAGGCCTGCTCAAGGCCGTGTCCTACCTGGACCGCAAGATGCGTGAAATCCGGGACACGGGCAAGGTCATCGGCCTGGAACGCATCGCCATCATGGCGGCTCTGAACATCACCCACGATTTCCTCAGCGCCCGTCCCCCGGAAGCCAATGACACGGAGTACCGGGAACGCCTGGCCCGCATCACCAATATGCTTGATCAGGCACTGGCCCAGCAGGACAATCTTTTCTGA
- a CDS encoding 5-formyltetrahydrofolate cyclo-ligase, translating into MASPSPIAYTPDKAALRRQLRALRKSVPERARRQAGRDLVRAALRHRLLVARKRIGFYIPANGEIDVMPLLNRAYAMGVQCFLPIVPGRGQLKMWFSRLEHRPHLPRHWRLNRFGIPEYHAPRGLRLRGSGLHKVFMPMLGFDARGYRIGMGGGYYDASLAFLAARRVWRAPALIGVAFSVQQVQRIPNDPWDVPLNGILTENGLLRPRHRTA; encoded by the coding sequence ATGGCATCACCCAGCCCCATAGCCTATACGCCGGACAAGGCTGCGTTGCGCCGGCAACTTCGCGCCCTGCGCAAGTCCGTTCCAGAGCGGGCCCGGCGACAAGCGGGCCGGGATTTGGTGAGGGCCGCCCTGCGCCACCGCCTGCTGGTCGCCCGCAAGCGCATCGGCTTCTACATCCCCGCCAATGGCGAGATCGACGTCATGCCCCTGCTCAACCGGGCCTATGCCATGGGGGTGCAGTGTTTCCTGCCCATCGTGCCCGGCCGGGGGCAGCTCAAGATGTGGTTTTCCCGCCTGGAGCATCGGCCCCATCTGCCCCGCCACTGGCGCCTGAACCGCTTCGGCATCCCCGAGTACCACGCCCCCCGGGGCCTGAGGTTGAGGGGTTCCGGCCTGCATAAGGTCTTCATGCCCATGCTGGGTTTCGACGCCCGGGGCTATCGCATCGGCATGGGGGGCGGCTACTACGACGCCAGCCTGGCTTTCCTTGCAGCCCGCAGGGTCTGGCGCGCGCCCGCTCTCATCGGCGTTGCCTTTTCCGTGCAACAGGTGCAACGCATTCCCAACGACCCCTGGGACGTGCCCCTGAACGGCATTCTCACGGAAAATGGCCTGCTGCGCCCCCGGCACCGGACGGCTTGA
- a CDS encoding ABC transporter ATP-binding protein, producing MSLLTVKGLRVAYGGIQAVRGIDLEVGQGELVCLIGPNGAGKSSALKGLMGIVAHSGTVHFDGASLTRKATHEIAAQGMALVPEGRGIFGRLTVAENLDMGAYTRRDKAGIRADLDRGYDLFPRLAERRHQLAGTLSGGEQQMLAIARALMGRPRLLLLDEPSMGLAPLMVRKIYETVTAIAHEGVTILLVEQNAHLALQISRRAYVMETGTITLAGDSPDLARDPQVRAAYLGE from the coding sequence ATGAGCCTGCTTACCGTGAAAGGCCTCAGGGTCGCCTACGGCGGCATCCAGGCGGTGCGGGGAATCGACCTGGAGGTGGGCCAGGGGGAGCTGGTGTGCCTCATCGGCCCCAACGGCGCGGGCAAGAGCAGTGCCCTGAAGGGGCTCATGGGGATAGTGGCCCACAGCGGCACGGTGCATTTCGACGGCGCCAGCCTGACCCGGAAGGCCACCCACGAAATCGCTGCCCAGGGCATGGCCCTGGTGCCCGAGGGCCGGGGCATCTTCGGGCGGCTGACGGTGGCCGAAAACCTGGACATGGGCGCCTACACCCGGCGCGACAAGGCGGGCATACGCGCCGACCTGGACCGGGGCTACGACTTGTTCCCCCGCCTGGCGGAGCGCCGACACCAGCTGGCCGGGACCCTGTCCGGCGGGGAGCAGCAGATGCTGGCCATCGCCCGCGCCCTCATGGGGCGGCCCCGTCTGCTCTTGCTGGACGAACCCAGCATGGGCCTGGCCCCCCTCATGGTGCGGAAGATCTACGAAACCGTCACCGCCATCGCCCACGAAGGGGTCACCATCCTGCTTGTGGAGCAGAACGCCCACCTGGCCCTGCAGATCAGCCGTAGGGCCTACGTCATGGAGACCGGCACCATCACCCTGGCGGGCGATTCACCGGATCTGGCGCGGGATCCCCAGGTGCGGGCGGCCTATCTGGGGGAGTGA
- a CDS encoding ABC transporter ATP-binding protein: MGTLLSVEGVTKRFGGLAALEDVSLSVKEGEIYGLIGPNGAGKTTLFNCMTGLYTVSSGQVLLDGTPVHNRKPHEIVKRGFARTFQNIRLFANMTALENVMVGRHVRSRANVLGAVIRCARTRSEEKAIRDKSRELLDYVGLGHKGRHFAGHLSYGDQRRLEIARALATEPRLLALDEPVAGMNPAERQQMGELFLKLRAGGVTLLLIEHDVKLVMGLCDRVAVLDYGRKIAEGDTGTVQRDPAVIAAYLGDEG, from the coding sequence ATGGGCACGCTGCTTTCCGTGGAGGGTGTCACCAAGCGCTTCGGCGGCCTGGCGGCCCTGGAGGACGTGTCCCTGAGCGTGAAGGAAGGGGAGATCTACGGCCTCATCGGCCCCAACGGCGCGGGCAAGACCACCCTGTTCAACTGCATGACCGGCTTGTACACCGTGTCCTCCGGCCAGGTGCTGCTGGATGGCACGCCGGTGCACAACCGCAAGCCCCACGAAATCGTGAAACGGGGCTTCGCCCGCACCTTCCAGAACATCCGCCTGTTCGCCAACATGACCGCCCTGGAGAACGTGATGGTGGGGCGCCACGTGCGGTCCCGGGCCAATGTGCTGGGGGCGGTCATCCGCTGTGCCCGCACCCGGAGCGAGGAAAAGGCCATCCGCGACAAGTCCAGGGAACTGCTGGACTACGTGGGCCTGGGCCACAAGGGCCGCCATTTCGCCGGCCACCTTTCCTACGGCGACCAGCGCCGCCTGGAGATCGCCCGGGCCCTGGCCACGGAGCCCAGGCTGCTGGCCCTGGACGAGCCCGTGGCGGGCATGAACCCCGCGGAACGCCAGCAGATGGGTGAATTGTTCCTGAAGTTGCGGGCGGGGGGCGTGACCCTGCTGCTCATCGAGCACGACGTGAAGCTGGTCATGGGCCTGTGCGATCGGGTGGCGGTGCTGGACTACGGCCGCAAGATCGCCGAGGGCGATACCGGCACGGTGCAGCGGGACCCGGCGGTGATCGCAGCCTACCTCGGGGATGAGGGATGA
- a CDS encoding ABC transporter ATP-binding protein — translation MCSPSSCLSACWCSGPPACWASASPTGPRRGRAVLRVPGLAFLYSRPGLAFVLLAVLLAALPFMVGGGLGNSWVRVLDFVLLYMLMAIGLNIVVGYAGLLDLGYIAFYALGAYFYAWLASPHFGLHLPFWMVLPMGAAFAGLFGVLLGAPTLRLRGDYLAIVTLGFGEIIRIFMNNLNAPFNLTNGPQGMNLIDPVKLAGVSFGKPLHVLGMTVPPTYLYYYLFLALTLLAIGVAMRLQDSRVGRAWAALREDEIAAAAMGINTRNTKLLAFAMGATFGGLAGGLFAAFQGFISPESFTLWESILVLCMIVLGGMGNIAGVLLGAALLTIIPEALRYLGDLQRATIGHVVVDPADLRMLLFGVALVSMMLFRPSGLMPSRQRKRELAAEDGVAEQERADLYDSRA, via the coding sequence ATGTGTTCGCCTTCTTCGTGCTTATCGGCGTGCTGGTGTTCCGGCCCTCCGGCCTGCTGGGCGAGCGCGTCGCCAACCGGGCCTAGGCGGGGCCGAGCTGTGTTGCGAGTTCCCGGCCTGGCCTTTCTCTACAGCCGCCCCGGACTGGCCTTCGTGCTGCTGGCCGTCCTGCTGGCGGCGTTGCCTTTCATGGTGGGAGGCGGCCTGGGCAATTCCTGGGTTCGTGTGCTGGATTTCGTCCTGCTCTACATGCTGATGGCCATCGGCCTGAACATCGTCGTGGGCTACGCGGGCCTGCTGGACCTGGGCTACATCGCCTTCTATGCCCTGGGGGCCTATTTCTACGCCTGGCTGGCCAGTCCCCATTTCGGCCTGCACCTGCCCTTCTGGATGGTGCTGCCCATGGGCGCCGCCTTCGCGGGCCTGTTCGGCGTGCTGCTGGGGGCGCCCACCCTGCGCCTGCGGGGGGACTACCTGGCCATCGTCACCCTGGGCTTCGGCGAGATCATCCGCATCTTCATGAACAACCTGAACGCCCCCTTCAACCTCACCAACGGGCCCCAGGGCATGAACCTCATCGATCCGGTGAAACTGGCTGGGGTGTCCTTCGGCAAGCCGCTCCATGTCCTGGGCATGACGGTGCCCCCCACCTACCTCTACTACTACCTGTTCCTGGCCTTGACCCTGCTGGCCATCGGCGTGGCCATGCGCCTGCAGGATTCCCGCGTGGGCCGGGCCTGGGCGGCCCTCAGGGAAGACGAGATCGCCGCGGCGGCCATGGGCATCAACACCCGCAACACCAAGCTGCTGGCCTTCGCCATGGGAGCCACCTTCGGCGGCCTGGCTGGCGGCCTGTTCGCCGCCTTCCAGGGCTTCATCAGCCCGGAGAGCTTTACCCTGTGGGAGTCCATCCTGGTGCTGTGCATGATCGTGCTGGGGGGCATGGGCAACATCGCCGGGGTGCTGCTGGGCGCGGCCTTGCTAACCATCATCCCCGAGGCCCTGCGCTATCTGGGAGACCTGCAGCGGGCCACCATCGGCCATGTGGTGGTGGATCCTGCCGACCTGCGCATGCTGCTGTTCGGCGTGGCCCTGGTGTCCATGATGCTGTTCCGGCCCTCCGGCCTCATGCCTTCCCGCCAGCGCAAGCGGGAACTGGCCGCCGAGGACGGCGTGGCCGAGCAGGAGCGGGCCGACCTCTATGACAGCAGGGCATGA
- a CDS encoding branched-chain amino acid ABC transporter permease translates to MEIFTQQLINGLVLGSIYALVALGYTMVYGILELINFAHGEVTMIGAMVALTVIGALVGLNPELPGLIVVLGGVLVAIPACMALGFAIEKVAYRPLRHAPRLAPLITAIGMSIILQNAAMLIWGRQYVSFPPLLPQERHEILGAHITDLQIFIVVLSFAIMGGLWLLVERTRLGRAMRATAQSKEVAQLMGVNVDRIISATFIIGSALAAIAGVMVSAYYGLAHYYMGFMLGLKAFSAAVLGGIGNIAGAMLGGLLLGVIEALGAGYIGDITGGFLGSHYQDVFAFFVLIGVLVFRPSGLLGERVANRA, encoded by the coding sequence ATGGAAATCTTCACCCAACAGCTCATCAACGGCCTGGTCCTGGGCAGCATCTACGCCCTGGTGGCCCTGGGCTACACCATGGTCTACGGCATCCTGGAGCTGATCAACTTCGCCCATGGCGAGGTGACCATGATCGGGGCCATGGTGGCCTTGACGGTGATCGGCGCCCTGGTGGGCCTGAACCCGGAACTGCCGGGTCTCATCGTGGTGCTGGGGGGCGTGCTGGTGGCCATTCCCGCCTGCATGGCCCTGGGCTTCGCCATCGAGAAGGTGGCCTACCGGCCCCTGCGCCATGCCCCCCGCCTGGCACCCCTCATCACCGCCATCGGCATGTCCATCATCCTGCAGAACGCGGCCATGCTCATCTGGGGCCGGCAGTATGTCTCCTTCCCGCCCCTGCTGCCCCAGGAACGGCATGAAATCCTGGGGGCCCACATTACCGACCTGCAGATCTTCATCGTGGTGCTGTCCTTCGCCATCATGGGTGGCCTCTGGCTCCTGGTGGAACGTACCCGCCTGGGGCGGGCCATGCGCGCCACGGCCCAGTCCAAGGAAGTGGCCCAGCTCATGGGCGTGAACGTGGACCGCATCATCTCCGCCACCTTCATCATCGGTTCCGCACTGGCCGCCATCGCCGGCGTGATGGTGAGCGCCTACTATGGCCTGGCCCATTACTACATGGGCTTCATGCTGGGACTGAAGGCCTTCTCGGCGGCGGTGCTGGGGGGCATCGGCAACATTGCCGGCGCCATGCTGGGGGGGCTGTTGCTGGGGGTGATCGAGGCCCTGGGTGCGGGGTATATCGGCGACATCACCGGGGGGTTCCTGGGCAGTCATTACCAGGATGTGTTCGCCTTCTTCGTGCTTATCGGCGTGCTGGTGTTCCGGCCCTCCGGCCTGCTGGGCGAGCGCGTCGCCAACCGGGCCTAG
- a CDS encoding branched-chain amino acid ABC transporter substrate-binding protein has protein sequence MGARVNAVPARTSPARANLRLARFSRSREGRNPRNGFREALYVINALIFRAFRRTPVNSFKWLASAILLGVLAAGCGQKAEEGSTIRIGSVSPLTGPQTHIGKDNENGARLAVDEINAQGLVLGGKPVKLELIGEDDQAEPKTATIVADKLLDAGVVAVIGHLNSGTTIPASKRYHDAGIPQISPSATAVAYTAQGFRNAFRVMANDAQQGKALGQFAVGKLGARKVAIIDDRTAYGQGLADEFEKAAREAGAEVVAREFTNDKATDFSAILTSIKGKSADLVFYGGMDPQGGPMAQQMKRLGLNARLLGGDGLQNANFLKLAGADGEGVVASSPGLPLEGMPGGSAFKAKFEAKYGPIQLYAPYAYDAVYILVEAMKRADSAEPAKVVAALPQTDYQGVTGPLKFDEKGDTVGGAVTMYEVKNGAWTVLETVK, from the coding sequence ATGGGCGCACGAGTGAACGCGGTGCCGGCCCGGACATCCCCGGCCAGAGCGAATCTTCGCCTTGCCCGTTTTTCCCGTTCCCGTGAGGGGCGGAATCCGCGCAACGGCTTCCGGGAGGCACTCTATGTTATAAACGCCCTGATTTTTCGGGCATTTCGGAGGACTCCGGTGAATTCTTTCAAGTGGTTAGCAAGCGCGATTCTGTTGGGCGTCCTGGCGGCGGGTTGCGGCCAGAAGGCCGAAGAAGGCAGCACGATCCGCATCGGCTCCGTGTCGCCCCTGACCGGCCCCCAGACCCACATCGGCAAGGACAACGAGAACGGCGCGCGCCTGGCGGTGGACGAGATCAACGCCCAGGGCCTGGTGCTGGGCGGCAAGCCGGTGAAGCTGGAACTCATCGGCGAGGACGACCAGGCGGAACCCAAGACCGCCACCATCGTCGCCGACAAGCTGCTGGATGCCGGCGTGGTGGCGGTGATCGGCCACCTCAACTCCGGCACCACCATCCCCGCCTCCAAGCGCTACCACGACGCGGGCATTCCCCAGATTTCCCCTTCCGCCACCGCCGTGGCCTACACCGCCCAGGGTTTCAGGAACGCTTTCAGGGTGATGGCCAACGACGCCCAGCAGGGCAAGGCCCTGGGCCAGTTCGCCGTGGGCAAGCTGGGAGCCAGGAAAGTGGCCATCATCGACGACCGCACCGCCTATGGCCAGGGCCTGGCGGACGAGTTCGAGAAGGCCGCCAGGGAAGCCGGCGCCGAGGTGGTGGCAAGGGAATTCACCAACGACAAGGCCACGGACTTCAGCGCCATCCTCACCAGCATCAAGGGCAAGAGCGCCGACCTGGTGTTCTACGGCGGCATGGACCCCCAGGGCGGCCCCATGGCCCAGCAGATGAAGCGCCTGGGCCTGAACGCCCGGCTGCTGGGCGGCGATGGCCTGCAAAACGCAAACTTTCTCAAGCTGGCCGGCGCGGACGGCGAGGGCGTGGTGGCCTCCTCTCCCGGCCTGCCCCTGGAAGGCATGCCCGGTGGCAGCGCCTTCAAGGCCAAGTTCGAGGCCAAATATGGCCCCATCCAGCTTTACGCCCCCTATGCCTACGACGCGGTCTATATCCTGGTGGAGGCCATGAAGCGGGCCGATTCCGCCGAGCCCGCCAAGGTCGTGGCCGCCCTGCCCCAGACCGACTACCAGGGCGTCACCGGCCCCCTGAAGTTCGATGAAAAGGGTGACACCGTGGGCGGCGCCGTGACCATGTACGAGGTGAAGAACGGTGCCTGGACCGTGCTGGAGACGGTGAAATAA
- a CDS encoding c-type cytochrome, translating to MKAVVIAAAAVLALSAGAASADQALAQKSACMSCHQVAKKVVGPAFKDVAAKYKGDAKAADHLVSVIKKGGKGVWGQVPMPPHPQVSDDNAKKLANWVLSL from the coding sequence ATGAAAGCTGTTGTGATCGCTGCCGCCGCCGTCCTGGCCCTGAGCGCCGGTGCTGCTTCCGCGGACCAGGCCCTGGCCCAGAAGAGCGCCTGCATGAGCTGCCATCAGGTGGCCAAGAAAGTGGTGGGCCCCGCCTTCAAGGATGTGGCTGCCAAGTACAAGGGTGACGCCAAGGCCGCCGACCATCTGGTCAGCGTCATCAAGAAGGGTGGCAAGGGCGTCTGGGGCCAGGTGCCGATGCCCCCGCACCCCCAGGTGTCTGACGACAACGCCAAGAAGCTGGCCAACTGGGTTCTGTCCCTTTAA
- a CDS encoding c-type cytochrome, with translation MKAVVIAAAAALALSAGMASADEALAKKNACMGCHQVAKKVVGPSFNDIAKKYKGDAKAQAHLEHVITKGGKGVWGPVPMAPQPKAAGDAKALAAWILSL, from the coding sequence ATGAAAGCTGTTGTGATCGCTGCCGCCGCTGCCCTGGCCCTGTCCGCCGGCATGGCTTCCGCCGACGAGGCCCTGGCCAAGAAGAACGCCTGCATGGGCTGCCATCAGGTGGCCAAGAAGGTCGTGGGCCCCTCTTTCAACGACATCGCCAAGAAGTACAAGGGTGATGCCAAGGCCCAGGCCCATCTCGAACATGTCATCACCAAGGGTGGCAAGGGTGTGTGGGGCCCCGTGCCCATGGCTCCCCAGCCCAAGGCTGCTGGCGACGCCAAGGCCCTGGCCGCCTGGATTCTGTCCCTCTGA